In Tolypothrix sp. NIES-4075, one genomic interval encodes:
- a CDS encoding DEAD/DEAH box helicase, with product MDTNYTFKFNSSTALEALKAGDYDPFNFYEARLELFNLCIMADYDQLVCLPTLTAIDKYWYQIETARKVLRQLGGRALLADEVGLGKTIEAGLIIAEYLARGMVKSLLVLTPASLVSQWQLELNDKFNITSITTDDRDPQQPIEEFWTKNPRIIASLNTAKSAKHFSVVTNRTWDLVVVDEAHHLKNRTTLNWKLVNALNKRFILMLTATPVQNSLVELFNLLTLLKPGLLQTEAAFKKEYVDSKNGRVPKNPEKLRSLMREVMVRNTRALVDVKLPKRFATTITVTPSAGEQKLYHDLSEYLRLSDDKLDRLSRTNLLMRAGSSPGALADSLKQLTKRLPHEELKSLARRAAQVKQVEKAKALVEMLSKSRQKTLVFTTHKATSAYLAQTLRAADIPFAEFQGGMSLKDKDAAIADFRDTVRVLLASETGGEGRNIQFANCIVNYDLPWNPMKIEQRIGRIHRIGQTQDVFIFNFCLKDSIEEYILRILHDKINMFELVVGEIETILGNVDDEFDFSEIVMDIWLKYQAKPELDTAFDQLANNLLKAKGQYQQTQELDEQIFGEDFEA from the coding sequence ATGGATACAAACTATACATTCAAATTTAATTCCTCCACAGCCTTAGAAGCACTCAAAGCTGGTGACTACGATCCATTCAACTTCTACGAGGCACGTCTAGAACTCTTCAACCTGTGCATCATGGCGGACTATGACCAATTAGTGTGCCTGCCGACACTTACCGCTATTGACAAATACTGGTATCAAATTGAAACAGCCCGAAAAGTACTCAGACAACTTGGGGGACGTGCATTATTAGCAGATGAAGTTGGATTGGGTAAAACCATTGAAGCCGGACTAATAATAGCCGAGTACCTGGCAAGAGGCATGGTTAAATCGCTATTGGTACTGACTCCCGCATCCCTGGTTTCCCAGTGGCAATTAGAATTAAATGATAAGTTTAACATCACCAGTATTACAACAGACGATCGCGACCCGCAACAACCCATAGAAGAATTCTGGACAAAGAATCCCCGAATTATCGCTTCCCTCAACACCGCAAAATCTGCCAAACATTTCTCTGTTGTCACCAACCGCACTTGGGATTTGGTAGTCGTAGATGAAGCGCACCATCTGAAAAATCGCACTACCCTTAACTGGAAACTCGTCAACGCTCTCAACAAGCGATTTATCCTTATGCTGACTGCGACACCAGTACAAAACTCGCTTGTGGAATTGTTTAATCTCCTCACCCTTCTTAAACCAGGGTTGTTGCAAACAGAAGCTGCTTTCAAAAAAGAATATGTCGATTCCAAAAATGGACGAGTCCCTAAAAATCCGGAAAAACTGCGATCGCTAATGCGGGAAGTTATGGTGCGAAATACCCGCGCACTTGTAGATGTCAAACTACCCAAACGCTTTGCTACCACGATTACAGTTACTCCTTCTGCTGGGGAACAGAAACTTTACCACGACTTAAGCGAATACCTGCGTTTATCTGATGATAAACTTGATAGACTTTCCCGCACTAATCTGCTAATGCGGGCTGGTTCTTCCCCTGGTGCTTTGGCTGACTCCCTCAAACAACTCACCAAACGTCTACCCCATGAAGAACTCAAGTCTCTAGCAAGACGTGCTGCTCAAGTAAAACAGGTGGAGAAAGCAAAAGCATTAGTAGAAATGCTCTCAAAATCTCGCCAGAAAACCTTAGTTTTTACCACTCATAAAGCAACTAGTGCTTATTTAGCCCAAACACTACGGGCAGCAGATATTCCATTTGCAGAATTTCAAGGTGGAATGTCTCTCAAAGATAAAGATGCAGCGATCGCCGACTTCCGAGACACCGTTAGAGTACTTTTAGCATCGGAAACAGGGGGAGAAGGACGTAATATTCAGTTTGCCAACTGCATCGTCAATTACGACCTTCCTTGGAACCCGATGAAAATAGAGCAGCGCATTGGTCGCATCCACCGTATCGGACAAACTCAGGACGTTTTTATCTTTAATTTTTGTCTCAAAGATAGCATTGAAGAATATATTTTGCGTATACTCCACGACAAAATCAATATGTTCGAGTTAGTCGTAGGAGAGATTGAAACTATCTTGGGTAATGTGGATGATGAATTTGACTTTAGTGAAATCGTCATGGATATCTGGTTGAAATATCAAGCAAAACCAGAACTAGATACGGCTTTTGACCAATTGGCAAATAATTTATTAAAAGCCAAAGGACAATACCAGCAAACCCAGGAACTAGACGAACAGATTTTTGGTGAGGATTTTGAAGCGTAA